The Corvus cornix cornix isolate S_Up_H32 chromosome 6, ASM73873v5, whole genome shotgun sequence genome includes the window CCCTGCTCCATCCCGACTCGTGTCTCGGTCTTGAAGGCGCTGGGGACCgctttttcccttggaaaaattagaaatgataaaaaggggggaaaaaaggagaggagggtTGCCTGGGTATGAAGCTGACTGCGCCTTTCTTTGCCAGATGCCAAAGGTTCAATCCGAGAGATTATTCTGCCTAAGGGGCTTGATTTGGACCGTCCCAAGCGGACCCGCACCTCCTTTACGGCCGAGCAGCTCTACCGCCTGGAGATGGAGTTTCAGCGCTGCCAGTACGTCGTGGGGCGGGAGCGCACCCGAGCTCGCCCGCCAGCTCAATCTCTCCGAGACTCAGGTAGCGCCTGAAGGAGGGGGAGCCGCGGCTGCCTCGCCCTgttctgccctgccctgccctgccctgccctgccctgccctgccctgccctgccctgcgcCGCGGGACCCCCTTCCCGGCCCGGGCATCTCCGTGCCCTGCGGGCCCCGAGGACGGGCTGGCCCGCGGCCCTGCGCGCCTCCTGCGCGCCACAGCGCAGCCCCCGCGGGGGCGAGGGGCAAGGGCAGCCCCCGAGTGCCCACGCGTGTCCAGTCTGGGGGGACGCATCCCggcagagggatggagctgagGATTCGTGGCTAAGGCGTCCCGGCGGGGGACCCCtaactgtgtgtgtgtctctaaCTGCGTTTGTCCAGGGAGGGGGAGCTGCGGGCCGAGGGGGTCCCTCGTGTCCCCGcacacagccccaggggctCTCCCCGTGGGCGAGGCGCCCGGCCGAGGGTGTCGGAGGAAGCTTGACCACGAAGCCAAACTCCTGCCGGGCCGGGAGCGGCTCCCGAGCTCCGGCCCGCCGGGATCCGCCTGGCCCCGCCGGGGCTCGGAGCCCCCGGCTGCGCGGAGCCGGCCGCCCCCGGGCGCGGAGATGCGCTGCTGCGGCCGGGGAGAAGCGAGGGGAGGCCGGGCCGCTCCCGGCCCGCAGCAAGCGGGGATACAGGCGCTCAAACCCCGCGGGGGAGACGGGCACCTTCCGCTGGCGGTGTTAAAGACGTTCGGCCTGAGCTTTCCAGGGTGTGAGAGACCCGGGGATGGGGCTGAAGCCTGGGCCGTATTTGGGTCCTTGTATGTCCTAGGGGACGAATCGCCTCTCCACCCTCAGGGCCAGAAAGGCCGGGAACGAACAGGCGAGCTAAAACTGTGTGAGAGCGCGGGGAAGCATCCAAAAATCCGAACTTCTTAAAGCCGGTTTCATATTTCCACAAAACATCATATAACAATAAATTCTCCTGACACGTTaattagcttttttctttccttgccgGATAGGAATGACAAGTTCAATAGCTTGTAGGTTACAGAACCTGCCATGggtgggttttgttgtgttttggtttggctttgatttggtttgttgttttttgagTGACTTCTGGTATTCCTTTTTTAAGTTggatattatttaaaattatttggggGGTAGAGAGAGAGTGTCCAGGTTGGGATATGGGGAAAGAAGCTCATTGCTGCTGTTACCCCCAGGAAGGGCAGTCGGAGCAGGCAGCGGCTGCTGGGAACCGTGGAGTGCCCGGGGCTCCGGCTGAGCCGGCTTAGAATAAAGCGGTGGGGAAAGGGCAGGCTCCGTCTCCCAGAGAACTCCCGGCCTGCAGTAAACTAGGACGAAGTGAGAGGTCTGGTCAGAGAAGCAGAGCTAAAGGCCCCGGGGTCACCCCCAAACGGGGAACAGACAGAGGGTGTGGGGGGTTGTGTTTTGCGAGTGTCGCTTTGTGCGTTTTGGAAACGCTCCCCGCTCCCAAGTGTCTGCGGGCCCTCCCCCGCccgcctccccccgccccgcggaGCCGCGCCGGGGTCCCGGGGCACCTGGCGGGGGCGCCGTTCCTCCCGCCCCCGCTGACCCTGCCTCTCTCCCCGGCCTGCAGGTCAAGGTCTGGTTCCAGAACCGGCGCACCAAGCAGAAGAAGGACCAGGGCAAGGACTCCGAGCTGCGGTCGGTGGTGTCCGAGACGGCCGCCACCTGCAGCGTTCCTACGGCTGCTGGAGCAGGCCGGCTGCTCTCcccgccggggctgcccggcCTCCTGCCGCCCTGTGCCAGCGGCGCGCTGGGCTCGGCGCTGCGCGGGCCCGGCCTGGCCGCGGCGGGCAGCGGcagcgcggcggcggctcccggcggcggcggctccccGCACCCTCCGGCCGCCAGCGGCGCGGCCGGGCCCCCCCGTCGGCGGCGCTGCacggggcggcggccgcggggcaCGGGCTGTTCGGGCTGCCGGTGCCCGCGCTGCTGGGCTCGGTGGCCGGCCGCCTCTCCTCCCGCGCCCCTGGCCGTGGCCGGTTCGCTGGCGGGCAACTTGCAGGAACTGTCGGCCCGCTACCTGAGCTCGTCCGCCTTCGAGCCCTACTCCCGGACCAACAATAAAGAGAGCGCTGAGAAAAAAGCACTGGACTGACTCTAAGTACCTTCCccctatttattatttatagtcTCTATTTGTGGCGGTATTTATGGGAcgggcggcgcggcggcagCCGGCAGCcgccccccgctccccgccgcccccgaGCCCCGCGGCGCGGCTCCCTCCGCGggccggggcggagcggggccggggcggagcggggcccgGCGCCCGCGGGGCGAGGCGAGGCGGCGGCCGGGGAGCGGCGAGGGGCTGCGGGCGCCTCCGGGGCGCTCCCCGTGCCCCGCGGTCCGTCTGTCCGTGCGGGAGGGGGGGGTCGCGCTGTTCGTTCGTTTGGGAAGGGACGCAGAGGGACAGCGGTCGGGGCGAGGGTCGGCCGGGCTCCCTTCGATCGGCTTTAGCCAATGCTGAGCGAGGGAGCGGGATTTCGGAGAGAGGAGGATGGAGCTGCCAGGTGATGCCCGTTTTGGCgtggtttttttgtgtctcCCAGACTGAGTGATTTC containing:
- the VAX1 gene encoding LOW QUALITY PROTEIN: ventral anterior homeobox 1 (The sequence of the model RefSeq protein was modified relative to this genomic sequence to represent the inferred CDS: inserted 1 base in 1 codon; deleted 2 bases in 2 codons); translated protein: MFGKQDKMDVRCSSETEANRVSKNGHKEGKESKGSEGNISTSFLKDQQGTFSASAATEGCNKSKSSSADPDYCRRILVRDAKGSIREIILPKGLDLDRPKRTRTSFTAEQLYRLEMEFQRCQYVVGRERTELARQLNLSETQVKVWFQNRRTKQKKDQGKDSELRSVVSETAATCSVPTAAGAGRLLSPPGLPGLLPPCASGALGSALRGPGLAAAGSGSAAAAPGGGGSPHPPAASGAAGPXPSAALHGAAAAGHGLFGLPVPALLGSVAGRLSSAPLAVAGSLAGNLQELSARYLSSSAFEPYSRTNNKESAEKKALD